A window of the Lactuca sativa cultivar Salinas chromosome 5, Lsat_Salinas_v11, whole genome shotgun sequence genome harbors these coding sequences:
- the LOC111891558 gene encoding NAC domain-containing protein 21/22, with the protein MGLSDIGAKLPPGFRFYPSDEELVCHYLYKKIANEDVLKGTLVEIDLHICEPWQLPEVAKLNSSEWYFFSFRDRKYATGYRTNRATKTGYWKATGKDKIVVDPKTGALVGMRKTLVFYQNRAPNGIKTGWIMHEFRLETPQTAPKEDWVLCRVFYKAKGENRNEFHSQNNTITQVTSSNTDTYPLRTSDSQPQSCGCYHQITTVSSHQSPPLDHHYNQYDYCHPNFPQPSHNTSFEDSSNQTTFMDLSNSKRQDHESGLFSECGFEFGLPSSMGFLDDDDDKMDNGIVFF; encoded by the exons ATGGGTTTGAGTGATATAGGAGCAAAGCTGCCACCAGGATTTAGATTCTACCCAAGTGATGAAGAGTTGGTTTGCCACTATCTTTACAAGAAAATAGCTAATGAAGACGTTCTAAAGGGCACTCTGGTGGAAATTGATCTTCATATTTGTGAACCATGGCAGCTTCCTG AGGTGGCGAAACTCAATTCAAGCGAGTGGTATTTCTTCAGCTTTCGTGATCGGAAGTACGCAACAGGATATCGAACCAATAGGGCCACCAAAACTGGATACTGGAAGGCTACTGGGAAAGATAAAATAGTTGTTGATCCGAAGACTGGTGCCCTTGTAGGGATGAGAAAGACTCTAGTGTTTTACCAGAATCGAGCTCCAAATGGGATTAAAACTGGTTGGATCATGCATGAATTTCGCCTTGAAACCCCTCAGACTGCTCCTAAG GAAGATTGGGTGTTATGTAGAGTGTTTTACAAAGCCAAAGGAGAGAATAGAAACGAATTTCACTCACAAAACAACACAATAACTCAGGTTACTTCATCAAATACTGATACATATCCTCTTCGCACCAGCGATAGCCAACCACAGTCCTGTGGTTGCTACCACCAAATCACCACCGTCTCCTCCCATCAAAGTCCACCACTCGACCATCACTACAACCAATACGATTATTGCCATCCTAATTTTCCACAACCATCTCACAACACCAGCTTCGAGGATTCTTCAAACCAAACGACTTTTATGGATCTCTCGAACTCCAAGCGTCAGGATCACGAATCTGGTTTGTTTTCGGAATGTGGTTTCGAATTTGGATTACCTTCTTCAATGGGAtttcttgatgatgatgatgataagatggACAATGGCATAGTGTTCTTCTAG